A single region of the Mycobacterium lentiflavum genome encodes:
- a CDS encoding alpha/beta fold hydrolase, whose translation MGTARTNRLLERYRSSGRSFTAGGIASFVLDAGPPDAPPVVCVHGVPSSAYLYRKVVPALAGTGLRGIAIDLPGLGFAERPIDADYTWTGLGRWLLTAIDELQLDRFHLVVHDIGGPIGFEVANAVPERVLSMTLLNTIIEVESFHRPWPMEPFAHRGIGEAWLASLRVPGAFLSIMRLVGVSRHVPAAEIACWVPLLFGDDGGRAFLKIMRGFELTAAKEKLYLDAVRDGPYPVQVVWGARDRMLPWRRWGIQAQRAAGATDSILLPAKHFLQEDKPQEIADAVERFVSRHR comes from the coding sequence ATGGGCACCGCAAGGACCAATCGGCTGCTTGAACGATATCGGTCATCGGGCCGTTCCTTCACCGCCGGGGGAATCGCCTCATTCGTCCTGGACGCCGGTCCGCCGGACGCACCCCCGGTGGTATGCGTGCATGGTGTGCCATCGTCGGCCTACCTCTACCGCAAAGTCGTTCCGGCGCTGGCCGGGACCGGTTTGCGCGGCATCGCAATCGACCTGCCGGGCCTCGGGTTTGCCGAACGGCCCATCGACGCCGACTACACCTGGACCGGACTTGGCCGATGGTTGCTGACGGCGATCGACGAATTGCAACTCGACCGCTTCCACTTGGTCGTGCACGACATCGGCGGGCCCATCGGCTTCGAGGTGGCCAACGCCGTACCCGAGCGGGTGCTGTCGATGACGTTGCTGAACACCATCATTGAAGTGGAGTCGTTCCACCGGCCATGGCCGATGGAACCTTTCGCCCACCGGGGTATCGGCGAAGCGTGGCTGGCATCGCTGCGCGTACCGGGCGCATTTCTGTCGATCATGCGACTCGTCGGGGTCAGCCGCCATGTTCCCGCCGCGGAGATCGCGTGTTGGGTGCCCCTGCTATTCGGCGACGACGGGGGGCGGGCGTTCCTGAAGATCATGCGCGGCTTCGAGCTGACCGCCGCGAAGGAAAAGCTCTATCTCGACGCCGTCCGGGACGGACCGTACCCCGTGCAAGTCGTGTGGGGCGCGCGCGACAGGATGCTCCCCTGGCGGCGCTGGGGGATCCAAGCGCAACGAGCCGCGGGCGCCACCGATTCAATCCTGTTGCCGGCAAAGCACTTCCTACAGGAAGACAAGCCCCAAGAGATCGCCGATGCGGTCGAACGGTTCGTGAGCCGACACCGCTAG
- a CDS encoding acyl-CoA dehydrogenase family protein — protein sequence MDFELDAGQYAWLTEVREFLSENVTPELRAELAEHDLELPNGEVARFRRKIGAKGWFGLNWPREYGGLAGQGGLGAVHQHLLMSEFEYAGVPGPDLTVTSVAPMIMRHGTEQNKTEWLPMIAKGEMICAVGYSEAEAGTDLASLRTRATRDGDHWVINGSKIWNSGAQRATHEWLCVRTDPNGVRHRGISVIIVPIDSPGVSIRPLYAWSGYRTNEVHFDDVRVPVSNLIGEVNRGWTYITGALDLERGALTNAGDLRRAVDELCDLARRPRRDGSVPADDAGLRRRLAQAEADVEVATLTGYEASSILDSGVIPTVEVSVEKIFTSELRQRIADLALDLLGPDGLLAHRNESAPLAGKFERLYRAAPLMRFGGGTNEVLRDVIAQRGHGMPSYGR from the coding sequence ATGGATTTCGAACTCGACGCCGGGCAGTACGCGTGGCTGACCGAGGTTCGCGAATTCCTTTCCGAGAACGTCACCCCGGAATTGAGGGCCGAACTGGCCGAGCACGATCTCGAATTGCCCAACGGCGAGGTGGCCCGTTTTCGCCGCAAGATCGGTGCCAAGGGTTGGTTCGGACTGAACTGGCCGCGTGAGTACGGCGGTCTCGCCGGACAGGGAGGCCTCGGCGCGGTGCATCAACATCTGCTGATGAGCGAATTCGAATACGCCGGCGTGCCCGGGCCCGATCTCACGGTCACGTCGGTAGCGCCGATGATCATGCGGCACGGCACCGAGCAGAACAAGACCGAATGGCTTCCGATGATCGCCAAGGGCGAAATGATCTGCGCCGTCGGCTATTCCGAGGCCGAGGCCGGAACGGACCTGGCTAGCCTGCGGACTCGGGCGACGCGAGATGGCGACCATTGGGTGATCAACGGCAGCAAGATCTGGAACAGCGGGGCGCAGCGCGCCACCCACGAGTGGCTCTGTGTGCGAACGGATCCGAACGGTGTGCGCCATCGCGGGATTTCGGTCATCATCGTGCCTATCGACAGCCCGGGGGTCTCGATCCGGCCGCTGTACGCGTGGTCGGGCTACCGCACCAACGAGGTCCATTTCGACGATGTGCGGGTCCCTGTCTCGAACCTGATCGGAGAGGTCAACCGCGGCTGGACTTACATCACCGGCGCGCTCGATCTGGAACGCGGAGCGCTGACCAATGCCGGCGATCTGCGTCGGGCGGTGGACGAGTTATGCGACCTGGCCCGCCGCCCGCGACGCGACGGTTCGGTGCCCGCCGACGATGCGGGCCTGCGGCGCCGGCTGGCGCAGGCCGAGGCCGACGTCGAGGTGGCGACGTTGACGGGTTACGAGGCCTCCTCGATCCTGGACAGCGGCGTGATTCCCACCGTCGAGGTCAGCGTCGAGAAGATCTTCACCAGTGAACTGCGGCAGCGTATCGCCGATCTGGCGCTCGATCTGCTCGGCCCCGACGGACTGCTCGCCCATCGCAACGAAAGCGCCCCTCTGGCAGGCAAATTCGAGCGGCTGTATCGGGCCGCTCCATTGATGCGCTTCGGTGGCGGCACCAACGAGGTGCTCCGTGATGTGATCGCCCAGCGTGGCCATGGAATGCCGTCCTATGGGCGGTGA
- the fadD1 gene encoding fatty-acid--CoA ligase FadD1 — MPETVQQLLRLRRHDDTPAIAHGEATWTWREHLAEAEAEAAAVIALADPDRPLHVGAALGNSPPMLRAMAAAALGGYVLCGLNTTRRGPALLSDIQRSDCQILLMDDEHLPLLEGLDLAGIQVLNVGSVRYADLVAAAPPMTAHREVTAADTFMMIFTSGTSGNPKAVRFAHGMAIMCGASLVFQYDITAADVCYLAMPLFHSNGVAAGWAVAVGSGALMVPAKFSPSRFIDDVRRYGVTYLNYVGKPLSLILSTPERPDDADTTLRMAFGNEATDRDITEFARRFGCRVVDSFGSSEFAVIVVREDGTPPGSIGKPYPGVSIYDPTTLTECAVAQFDEHGALTNFDDAVGELVNTTGAGPFVGYYNDPDATAERMRHGMYWAGDLAYRDADGFIYLAGRTADWMRVDGENLAAAPIERILERLPQVSQVAVYAVPDERVGDQVMAALVLRRGMDLRPTDLEQFLATQRDLSPKAWPRYVRINDDLPTTATNKILKRELIAAGIDAAGGVLLIREPRGTTYTTATQPVSEAAPS; from the coding sequence GTGCCGGAGACGGTTCAGCAGTTATTGCGGCTGCGCAGGCATGACGACACGCCCGCGATCGCACACGGCGAGGCCACCTGGACTTGGCGTGAGCACCTGGCCGAGGCCGAGGCCGAGGCGGCGGCGGTGATTGCCCTCGCCGACCCGGACCGCCCGTTACACGTCGGTGCCGCGCTGGGCAATTCACCGCCGATGCTGCGCGCGATGGCCGCCGCCGCGCTGGGCGGCTATGTGCTGTGCGGGCTCAACACCACCCGCCGCGGGCCCGCGCTGCTTTCCGATATCCAGCGCTCCGACTGTCAGATCCTGCTGATGGACGACGAGCACCTGCCCTTGTTGGAAGGTCTTGATCTCGCGGGAATTCAGGTTCTGAACGTGGGATCGGTGCGCTACGCCGATCTGGTGGCCGCGGCGCCGCCCATGACTGCGCACCGCGAGGTCACCGCCGCCGACACGTTCATGATGATCTTCACCTCCGGAACCAGCGGCAATCCCAAGGCCGTGCGGTTCGCACACGGAATGGCGATCATGTGCGGCGCCAGCCTGGTCTTTCAGTACGACATCACCGCGGCCGATGTCTGCTATCTGGCGATGCCGCTGTTTCACTCCAACGGCGTTGCCGCCGGTTGGGCCGTCGCCGTGGGCAGCGGGGCGCTGATGGTCCCCGCCAAGTTCTCGCCATCGCGGTTCATCGATGATGTCCGCCGCTACGGCGTGACCTACCTGAATTACGTCGGCAAGCCGCTTTCGCTGATCCTTTCCACCCCCGAGCGTCCCGACGACGCCGACACGACGCTGCGTATGGCGTTCGGCAACGAGGCCACCGATCGCGATATCACGGAATTTGCCCGGCGTTTCGGTTGCCGGGTGGTCGACAGCTTTGGGTCCAGCGAGTTCGCGGTGATCGTGGTGCGCGAGGACGGCACGCCGCCCGGCTCGATCGGCAAGCCGTATCCCGGTGTCAGCATTTATGACCCCACAACTTTGACGGAGTGCGCAGTCGCGCAGTTCGACGAACACGGCGCGCTGACCAACTTCGACGACGCTGTCGGCGAACTGGTGAACACCACGGGAGCGGGGCCGTTCGTCGGCTACTACAACGATCCGGACGCCACCGCGGAGCGGATGCGACACGGCATGTACTGGGCGGGCGATTTGGCCTATCGCGATGCCGACGGCTTCATCTACCTTGCCGGCCGCACCGCCGACTGGATGCGGGTGGACGGCGAGAACCTCGCGGCGGCACCGATCGAGCGGATCCTGGAACGACTGCCGCAGGTCAGCCAGGTCGCGGTGTATGCCGTGCCCGACGAGCGGGTCGGCGACCAGGTAATGGCGGCGCTGGTGCTTCGTCGCGGAATGGATTTGCGGCCAACCGATCTCGAGCAGTTCCTGGCCACCCAGCGCGATCTCTCACCGAAGGCCTGGCCACGCTACGTGCGCATCAACGACGACCTTCCGACGACCGCCACCAACAAGATCCTCAAGCGTGAGCTGATCGCCGCCGGCATCGACGCTGCGGGCGGAGTGCTGCTGATCAGGGAACCGCGCGGCACGACGTATACGACTGCGACACAACCGGTTTCAGAGGCCGCGCCGTCCTAG
- a CDS encoding flavin-containing monooxygenase, with protein MPEVSDAIVIGAGFAGLYAVHRLATSGLSVIAVEAAPDVGGTWYWNRYPGARCDVESVDYSYSFDDDLQKSWQWSERFAAQPEILAYLRHVADRFELRRHYRFGLDVVGATFDLGDGRWHVQTATGQTYAARFLLCATGCLSAVNRPNIAGVEDFSGEVYFTAAWPREDPDLRDKLVGLIGTGSSGIQVTPIIAAQARKLVVFQRSANYTIPMPNRPWSIEELREIQEQYPERRRASAYASAGTPHGTYPKNAVDAGPEEQAEALWKRWREGGVLFAKTFPDQTSDLAANDVARRFAEERIREIVTDPVVATDLIPVDHPIGTKRICTDNGYYASFNRDNVELVNLRREPIREITPHGVRTSEATYPLDVLIFATGFDAMTGALTRINPCGPGGERLRDIWHDGPLTFLGLMVPGLPNLFTISGPGSPSVLANMVLHAEVQVDWVIDLIHAARQQGASEVEPRLDAAVAWTDQVAQAAERTLFPRAASSWYLGANIEGKKRTFMPYIGGFGTYRRHCDDVAQHNYAGLVLTTRSKGK; from the coding sequence ATGCCCGAGGTAAGCGACGCCATCGTGATCGGCGCCGGGTTCGCCGGGCTCTACGCCGTGCACCGGCTCGCGACATCGGGCTTGTCGGTGATCGCCGTCGAGGCGGCCCCCGATGTGGGCGGCACGTGGTACTGGAATCGCTATCCGGGAGCGCGATGCGACGTCGAAAGCGTGGACTACTCCTACTCTTTCGACGACGACCTGCAGAAGAGCTGGCAGTGGAGCGAGCGCTTCGCCGCTCAGCCCGAGATCCTGGCCTACCTGCGCCACGTCGCCGACCGATTCGAGCTGCGTCGCCATTACCGATTCGGTCTCGACGTGGTCGGTGCCACGTTCGACCTGGGCGACGGTCGCTGGCACGTCCAGACCGCGACCGGTCAAACATATGCGGCACGATTTCTGTTATGCGCCACCGGTTGCCTGTCGGCGGTGAATCGGCCCAATATCGCAGGCGTTGAGGACTTTTCGGGCGAGGTGTATTTCACGGCCGCGTGGCCGCGCGAAGATCCCGATCTGCGTGACAAGCTGGTGGGCCTGATCGGCACGGGATCGTCCGGGATCCAGGTGACGCCGATCATTGCCGCCCAAGCCCGGAAACTCGTCGTGTTTCAGCGATCGGCGAACTACACAATTCCCATGCCCAACCGGCCGTGGTCGATCGAGGAGCTACGAGAGATCCAGGAGCAGTATCCCGAGCGTCGCCGGGCGTCGGCGTACGCATCGGCCGGCACACCGCACGGCACCTACCCCAAGAACGCCGTCGACGCCGGACCCGAGGAGCAGGCCGAGGCGTTGTGGAAGCGCTGGCGCGAAGGTGGCGTTCTTTTCGCCAAGACTTTCCCCGACCAGACCAGCGATCTGGCCGCCAACGACGTCGCCCGGCGGTTCGCCGAGGAGCGGATCCGGGAAATCGTCACAGATCCCGTCGTCGCAACCGATCTCATTCCGGTCGACCATCCGATCGGAACCAAACGGATCTGCACGGACAACGGGTACTACGCCAGCTTCAACCGCGACAACGTGGAGCTGGTGAACCTGCGCCGCGAGCCCATCCGAGAGATCACCCCGCATGGGGTACGCACCAGCGAAGCGACCTATCCGCTCGACGTGCTGATCTTCGCCACCGGCTTCGACGCCATGACGGGGGCGTTGACGCGAATAAACCCGTGCGGTCCCGGGGGAGAGCGACTGCGGGACATCTGGCATGACGGGCCGCTGACCTTCCTCGGTCTGATGGTGCCCGGTCTGCCGAATCTGTTCACGATCAGCGGGCCGGGAAGTCCGTCGGTGCTGGCGAACATGGTGCTGCACGCCGAGGTTCAGGTCGACTGGGTCATCGACCTGATTCACGCCGCGCGACAACAGGGGGCGAGCGAGGTCGAGCCGCGCCTCGACGCGGCCGTGGCGTGGACCGATCAGGTGGCCCAGGCCGCCGAGCGGACGCTGTTCCCGAGGGCCGCGTCGTCGTGGTATCTGGGTGCCAACATCGAAGGCAAGAAGCGCACCTTCATGCCGTATATCGGAGGGTTCGGTACCTACCGGCGCCACTGTGATGATGTGGCCCAACACAATTACGCCGGGTTGGTGTTGACGACGAGATCAAAGGGAAAGTGA
- a CDS encoding acyl-CoA dehydrogenase family protein: MKAIPTAEQRDFASSVRALLAAECPVSLVRALAEPGADRSTPALWNTLADAGVFGLAVAEEYGGSGGSLDDLAVFYTEAGRGLCPTAVHSTIAAALAIDQLGSSDVKAAWLPGLAGGKVRGTTALWNVADASDISPKLHADSGSSGWRLNGIADYVADADVADLIVVSASAGGRTLVFAVAARATGVSMEPLAMAGGYRAFTVRFDDVTVGAEALLDADPPDRTALRRLANAAVSLVSLDLVGVGQAVLDRTVEYTKLRHQFGRPIASFQAAQHLIANMHIALAAARLAAHSAVFWIGRGQPATRQTAIARMHSATAARRVTLDAHQLHGGIGYVTETDLHLWTERARLGSTLGGGAEVAAVWLEETLEETRE; the protein is encoded by the coding sequence GTGAAAGCGATCCCCACCGCTGAACAGCGCGATTTCGCCTCGTCGGTGCGCGCCCTGCTGGCCGCGGAGTGCCCGGTGAGTCTGGTGCGTGCACTCGCTGAACCGGGCGCCGACCGAAGCACCCCGGCGCTGTGGAACACCCTGGCCGACGCCGGTGTGTTCGGGCTCGCCGTCGCCGAGGAGTACGGCGGGTCGGGTGGCTCGCTGGACGACCTCGCCGTGTTCTATACCGAGGCCGGCCGCGGCCTGTGCCCCACGGCAGTGCACAGCACCATCGCGGCGGCGCTGGCGATCGACCAGCTCGGTTCGTCGGACGTCAAGGCCGCGTGGCTGCCGGGTCTGGCAGGCGGGAAGGTCCGCGGCACGACGGCGTTGTGGAATGTCGCCGACGCCTCGGATATTTCGCCTAAGCTGCATGCGGATTCGGGCTCATCCGGCTGGCGGCTCAACGGAATAGCCGACTATGTCGCCGACGCCGACGTCGCGGACCTGATCGTGGTGTCAGCCTCGGCGGGCGGGCGCACGCTGGTCTTCGCCGTTGCCGCCCGCGCGACCGGGGTGAGCATGGAGCCGCTGGCCATGGCAGGCGGATACCGGGCGTTCACGGTCCGGTTCGACGATGTGACGGTCGGCGCCGAAGCGCTGCTCGACGCTGACCCACCGGATCGGACCGCGTTGCGCCGCTTGGCCAATGCGGCGGTGTCGTTGGTATCACTTGACCTGGTCGGGGTCGGTCAGGCGGTGCTGGACCGCACCGTCGAGTACACCAAGCTGCGTCATCAGTTCGGCCGTCCGATCGCCTCGTTCCAGGCGGCACAGCATCTGATCGCCAACATGCACATTGCCTTGGCGGCGGCGCGATTGGCCGCGCATTCCGCCGTCTTCTGGATCGGGCGAGGACAGCCGGCGACCCGCCAAACCGCCATTGCGCGTATGCATTCCGCGACAGCGGCCCGGCGGGTCACGCTGGATGCGCATCAGCTGCACGGCGGGATCGGTTACGTGACCGAAACCGATCTGCACTTGTGGACCGAGCGGGCAAGGCTCGGTTCAACTCTCGGCGGTGGGGCAGAAGTCGCCGCGGTCTGGCTGGAGGAAACGTTGGAGGAAACCCGTGAGTGA
- a CDS encoding MaoC/PaaZ C-terminal domain-containing protein gives MTAQVFYDDVAVGDQIPTLTVTADETQLFFFSAATYNGHRIHYDKGWARDVEGYDNVLVHGPLQAALLARALGDWIGGRGRLVSFSVQNRATALPGESLTFGGVVTGKRLTDGAGLVDLEIGGRRDDTVLMPGTATVQLPLRGTPS, from the coding sequence ATGACTGCACAGGTCTTTTACGACGACGTCGCTGTGGGCGACCAGATCCCCACGCTGACCGTCACCGCCGACGAGACGCAGCTGTTCTTCTTCAGCGCCGCCACCTACAACGGTCACCGCATCCACTACGACAAGGGGTGGGCCCGCGACGTGGAGGGGTACGACAACGTGTTGGTGCACGGTCCGCTTCAGGCGGCGCTGCTGGCCCGCGCGCTCGGCGACTGGATCGGCGGTCGTGGTCGTCTGGTCTCCTTCTCGGTGCAAAACCGGGCGACCGCGTTGCCCGGTGAGTCGCTGACGTTCGGCGGGGTGGTCACCGGCAAGCGCCTGACGGACGGTGCCGGGCTGGTGGATCTCGAGATCGGCGGCCGCCGCGACGACACCGTGCTGATGCCCGGCACCGCGACGGTTCAGCTGCCGCTGCGCGGAACGCCGTCGTGA
- a CDS encoding SDR family oxidoreductase, with product MTGIEGKVVAVTGASGGIGEATARLLAGRGARLVLGARRVERLDEIAGELCDHGGQAVSCRVDVARREDLERLVSTAVDQFGRLDVLVSNAGISKIGPISELDVDGWAAMIDVNLRGVLHGFAAALPVFRRQGRGHFVTTVSTAGLKIVPTMAVYAATKNAVRTVMEGLRQESTDGVIRTTSISPGFVDTELDKSIDDVVLREQIRRAMNDVGIQPDAVARAIAFAVEQPDEVEVGDITIRPAVQG from the coding sequence ATGACGGGTATCGAAGGCAAGGTCGTGGCCGTCACCGGGGCGAGCGGCGGGATCGGCGAGGCGACCGCGCGTCTGCTCGCCGGACGCGGCGCGCGCCTGGTCCTGGGAGCCCGTCGCGTCGAGCGCCTTGACGAAATCGCAGGCGAGCTATGCGATCACGGAGGACAGGCCGTCAGTTGCCGGGTCGACGTCGCCCGTCGGGAGGATCTCGAGCGGCTCGTCAGTACCGCCGTCGACCAGTTCGGTCGCCTCGACGTGTTGGTGAGCAACGCCGGAATCAGCAAGATCGGGCCGATCTCCGAGCTGGACGTCGACGGCTGGGCGGCAATGATCGACGTCAACCTTCGCGGGGTGCTGCACGGATTCGCCGCGGCACTCCCGGTGTTTCGCCGACAGGGCCGCGGACACTTCGTGACGACGGTCTCGACGGCCGGGCTGAAGATCGTGCCGACCATGGCGGTCTACGCGGCGACCAAAAACGCGGTGCGCACGGTGATGGAAGGTCTGCGCCAAGAGTCGACCGATGGCGTGATCCGTACGACGTCGATATCGCCGGGTTTCGTTGACACTGAACTCGACAAGTCGATCGACGACGTCGTGTTGCGCGAGCAGATCCGGCGCGCGATGAACGACGTCGGTATTCAGCCGGACGCGGTCGCACGGGCCATCGCGTTCGCCGTCGAGCAGCCCGACGAAGTGGAGGTCGGGGACATCACCATCCGGCCCGCGGTCCAGGGCTAG
- a CDS encoding thiolase family protein produces the protein MTGLRGEAAIVGIAELPAQRRPAGPPLFTLDQYALLAKMAVEDAGVDPARINGLLTHGVAESAMFAPATLCEYLGLALDFGERVDLGGATSAGMIWRAAAAIELGICDAVLAVVPGSASVPQSERKSSEPAAAPNWFGASSNNYGSPQAEFEIPYGNLGQNAPYAQIAQRYAAEFGYDPAAVAKIAVDQRTNAGAHPGAVFHGTPLTVEDVLASPMIADPIHLLETVMRVHGGVGVLLANADVARRSRHRPVWIKGFGEHIAFKTPTYAEDLLHTPITRAADKAFAMSGLNRSDVDVASIYDCYTITVLMSLEDAGFCAKGDGMSWVAEHDLTYRGDFPLNTAGGQLSFGQAGMAGGMHHVVDGARQVMGRAGDAQVPDCHTAFVTGNGGIMSEQVALIMRGD, from the coding sequence GTGACCGGACTGCGGGGCGAAGCCGCGATCGTCGGCATCGCGGAGTTGCCGGCGCAGCGCCGTCCGGCCGGGCCGCCGCTGTTCACCCTCGACCAGTACGCGCTGCTGGCGAAGATGGCCGTGGAGGATGCCGGTGTCGATCCGGCGCGCATCAACGGCCTGCTGACCCATGGGGTGGCGGAATCGGCGATGTTCGCGCCGGCGACGCTGTGCGAATACCTCGGCCTGGCCCTGGATTTCGGCGAGCGTGTCGACCTCGGCGGGGCCACGTCCGCCGGAATGATCTGGCGGGCTGCCGCCGCGATCGAGTTGGGAATCTGCGATGCCGTGCTTGCCGTCGTGCCCGGATCGGCATCGGTGCCGCAATCCGAACGGAAATCTTCAGAACCGGCCGCGGCCCCGAATTGGTTTGGGGCATCGTCGAATAACTATGGGTCGCCGCAGGCCGAGTTCGAAATCCCGTACGGCAACCTGGGCCAGAACGCACCGTACGCGCAGATCGCGCAGCGCTACGCTGCGGAATTCGGTTACGACCCCGCCGCGGTCGCCAAGATCGCGGTCGACCAGCGCACCAATGCCGGTGCGCATCCCGGCGCGGTTTTCCACGGCACCCCGCTCACCGTCGAGGACGTCCTCGCCAGCCCGATGATAGCCGATCCGATCCACCTGCTCGAAACGGTGATGCGTGTGCATGGGGGAGTCGGCGTCCTGCTCGCCAATGCCGACGTCGCCCGCCGCAGCCGTCACCGCCCCGTGTGGATCAAAGGTTTTGGCGAGCACATCGCATTCAAGACGCCGACCTACGCCGAGGACTTGCTGCACACCCCGATCACGCGCGCCGCCGACAAGGCGTTTGCGATGTCCGGGCTGAACCGGTCGGACGTCGATGTCGCCTCGATCTACGACTGCTACACGATCACGGTCCTGATGAGCCTGGAAGATGCCGGCTTCTGCGCCAAGGGCGATGGCATGTCCTGGGTCGCCGAGCACGACCTGACCTACCGTGGTGACTTCCCGCTCAACACCGCCGGCGGCCAGCTGTCGTTCGGACAGGCCGGCATGGCCGGCGGCATGCACCATGTCGTCGACGGTGCGCGCCAGGTCATGGGCCGGGCCGGCGATGCCCAGGTACCGGACTGTCACACCGCGTTCGTCACCGGCAACGGCGGCATCATGAGCGAGCAGGTCGCGCTGATCATGCGGGGGGACTGA
- a CDS encoding Zn-ribbon domain-containing OB-fold protein produces the protein MSTEPRPVPEPTPVSKPFWDGLAQHRIVVQYSPSLRRYVFYPRTLAPGSLADDLEWREIDGAGALYTFTVARRPTGPPWADAVPQLLAVVQWDAGPRISTELVDIDPSDIRIGMRVEPVFYDLPEAGITLLRYRPA, from the coding sequence TTGAGTACCGAACCCCGTCCGGTTCCCGAGCCCACCCCGGTGTCGAAGCCCTTCTGGGATGGCCTGGCGCAGCACCGAATCGTGGTGCAGTACTCGCCCTCGCTGCGACGCTACGTGTTCTACCCGCGCACGCTCGCCCCGGGATCCCTGGCCGATGACCTGGAATGGCGCGAAATCGATGGTGCGGGAGCGTTGTACACCTTCACGGTTGCCCGCAGACCCACCGGCCCGCCCTGGGCAGATGCGGTGCCGCAATTGCTCGCAGTCGTGCAGTGGGATGCTGGACCCCGGATCAGCACCGAACTGGTCGACATCGACCCGAGCGACATCCGGATTGGTATGCGGGTGGAGCCGGTGTTCTACGATCTGCCCGAGGCCGGCATCACCTTGTTGCGATATCGGCCCGCGTGA
- a CDS encoding DMT family transporter: MLIGFLLALGCSVCYGTASVLQAVAARSVESGGTSGVDAMLLLRAVRQWRYIAGIGLDGVGFLLQVAALRLVPIYVVAAALAASIAVTGIVSAWVLSTRLSKAEWTAVGVVCVSLFALACAAGPGHFQHGPAGLGWALIVVAAAIFLVGAVAGRLPDRERALVLGLGAGSGFGVVEIGVRLVDEIDPTKSAFYTSPALYAAAAGGAAGFLLFTSALQRGSVTTTVAAMVVGETIAPALVGVLWLGDTARPGWGWLVILGFVVAVGGTLVLARFGEAPSTAQ; the protein is encoded by the coding sequence GTGCTGATCGGATTCCTACTCGCTCTGGGTTGCTCGGTGTGCTACGGCACCGCCTCGGTACTGCAGGCTGTCGCGGCGCGGTCGGTGGAATCAGGCGGTACCTCCGGCGTCGACGCGATGCTGCTGCTACGTGCCGTACGGCAGTGGCGCTACATCGCGGGCATTGGCCTGGACGGCGTCGGTTTCCTGCTGCAGGTCGCGGCGCTTCGCCTGGTGCCGATCTACGTCGTCGCCGCAGCGCTGGCCGCCTCGATCGCGGTCACCGGCATCGTGTCGGCGTGGGTGCTCTCGACTCGGCTGTCCAAGGCCGAGTGGACCGCGGTCGGTGTGGTTTGCGTGAGCCTCTTTGCGCTCGCTTGTGCCGCCGGGCCAGGCCACTTCCAGCATGGGCCGGCCGGCCTTGGCTGGGCGCTGATCGTCGTCGCCGCCGCCATCTTCCTCGTCGGCGCCGTGGCCGGCCGGTTGCCCGACCGCGAACGTGCGCTGGTCCTGGGCCTCGGTGCCGGAAGCGGATTCGGCGTCGTCGAGATCGGAGTGCGCCTGGTCGACGAGATCGACCCGACCAAGTCCGCGTTCTACACCAGCCCGGCGCTGTACGCCGCGGCCGCGGGTGGCGCCGCGGGGTTTCTGTTGTTCACCTCCGCCCTACAGCGGGGATCCGTCACCACCACGGTGGCCGCGATGGTCGTCGGTGAAACCATCGCGCCCGCACTTGTCGGCGTGCTGTGGCTGGGTGACACCGCGCGGCCCGGTTGGGGGTGGTTGGTCATCCTGGGGTTCGTTGTGGCCGTAGGCGGCACGTTGGTCCTGGCCCGATTTGGCGAGGCGCCCAGTACCGCGCAGTGA
- a CDS encoding MaoC family dehydratase, with amino-acid sequence MSEDTLIDAESASRVGTVAATATGEVNRRDWQRWAAAVGDHNPLYFDPDYARANGFRDIVCPPLYLQYAVLGVARLDSLRPDGSSGAVSGSLAFPRAPKRMAGGESFTFHLPSYHRDEIEMVRTVESIVEKRGRSGKFVLVTWRTVYHNQHNELVAEASTSMIARP; translated from the coding sequence GTGAGTGAGGACACCCTGATCGACGCCGAGTCGGCGTCGCGCGTGGGTACCGTCGCCGCGACCGCGACCGGCGAGGTGAATCGGCGTGATTGGCAGCGGTGGGCGGCGGCGGTCGGTGACCACAATCCGCTGTACTTCGATCCGGACTACGCCCGCGCCAACGGCTTTCGCGACATCGTTTGCCCGCCGCTGTATCTGCAGTACGCGGTGCTCGGCGTCGCGCGACTCGATTCGTTGCGGCCGGACGGTTCCTCGGGTGCGGTTTCGGGAAGTCTCGCGTTTCCACGTGCTCCCAAACGGATGGCCGGTGGTGAGAGCTTCACCTTTCATCTGCCGTCCTATCACCGCGACGAGATCGAAATGGTGCGCACCGTCGAGTCCATCGTCGAAAAGCGCGGTCGCTCCGGCAAATTCGTGTTGGTCACCTGGCGCACGGTGTACCACAACCAGCACAACGAGCTGGTCGCCGAAGCGTCGACGTCGATGATCGCCCGACCCTAG